In Chitinispirillales bacterium ANBcel5, a single genomic region encodes these proteins:
- the ligA gene encoding NAD-dependent DNA ligase LigA — translation MSEPRQRIEELRNLIHRYDQAYYGRNESLISDREYDALYEELVKLEKQYPQYDSPDSPTHRVGSDLTKEFPKVEHTIPMMSIDNTYSEEELKEWVTRMQKTLPGEKITFVSELKIDGVAISLHYENGHFVRAITRGNGLVGDDVTPNVRTIRSVPLMVDYKEPFEVRGEVYMTFSNFTALNEAMVENGQKPMQNPRNTTAGTLKLQDSREVSSRNLSFMAHFLLSDLHSQSHHQNLEHLKGLGFPVVIHSPVLHSPTEVTGFCNEYEHKRHDLPFPVDGVVIKVDSFAFQRRLGSTAKAPRWVIAYKYQPEQAVTIVEKIEANVGRTGVVTPIARLKPVFLAGTTIKNATLHNYDEIARLDVRVHDTVEIEKGGEIIPKVVKVLTEKRDAHSTPTLPPSQCPSCGSALQKLEGEVAVRCFNTACPAQLLASLEHFVSRTAMDIRGLGPSLLKKLVEVGLVQNVADLYELSVEKLVDLERMAEKSATNIVKAVDKSKHNPLERLIHGLGIRMIGAKAAKDLSNQIEDIQELYSKPLEQIEAFEGFGPIMAQSVRIFFDREENRHTIERLRALGVNMRGNRGKVQTGGVFSGKTFVLTGALSKYTRDQAKEKIEADGGKVTSSVSKKTDYVLAGEDPGSKYAKAQKLGVSIIGEEEFDRLLQSGDV, via the coding sequence ATGTCAGAACCCCGGCAGCGGATTGAAGAGCTCAGAAATCTAATTCATAGATATGATCAGGCCTATTATGGCAGAAACGAGTCACTCATATCAGACAGGGAGTATGATGCGCTTTATGAGGAGCTGGTAAAACTCGAAAAGCAGTATCCCCAATACGACTCCCCCGACTCTCCCACCCACAGAGTGGGAAGTGATCTCACAAAGGAGTTTCCCAAGGTAGAGCACACTATCCCCATGATGAGTATCGATAACACCTACTCAGAAGAGGAGCTTAAGGAATGGGTCACGCGCATGCAGAAGACGCTTCCGGGGGAGAAAATTACTTTTGTGAGCGAGCTTAAGATCGATGGAGTAGCGATTTCGCTTCACTACGAAAACGGCCATTTTGTACGTGCAATCACCCGGGGTAACGGTTTGGTGGGCGATGATGTTACCCCCAATGTTCGTACCATACGATCGGTTCCGCTGATGGTCGATTATAAAGAGCCCTTTGAGGTGCGGGGTGAAGTATATATGACGTTCAGTAATTTCACCGCTCTTAATGAGGCTATGGTCGAAAACGGTCAGAAGCCGATGCAAAATCCCAGAAACACCACCGCCGGCACTCTTAAGCTTCAGGACTCCCGTGAAGTATCATCACGTAATTTAAGTTTCATGGCTCACTTTCTGCTCTCGGACCTTCACTCCCAAAGCCATCACCAAAACCTTGAACACCTAAAGGGGCTGGGATTTCCTGTGGTGATTCACTCCCCTGTTCTTCACTCCCCCACAGAGGTAACCGGGTTTTGCAATGAATATGAACACAAACGCCATGACCTCCCCTTTCCTGTTGATGGAGTGGTGATAAAGGTGGATTCCTTTGCGTTTCAGCGCCGCCTGGGTTCGACTGCCAAAGCCCCCCGGTGGGTCATAGCCTATAAGTATCAACCGGAACAGGCAGTAACCATCGTGGAAAAGATTGAAGCCAATGTGGGTCGAACCGGTGTGGTCACCCCGATAGCACGGTTAAAGCCGGTATTTTTGGCCGGTACAACTATCAAAAACGCAACTCTTCACAACTATGATGAAATCGCCCGGCTGGATGTAAGGGTACATGATACAGTAGAGATAGAGAAGGGTGGGGAGATCATCCCCAAAGTGGTGAAAGTGCTTACAGAAAAGCGTGATGCTCACTCTACCCCCACACTCCCACCATCACAGTGTCCATCCTGCGGCTCAGCGTTGCAAAAGCTTGAAGGTGAGGTGGCGGTTCGCTGCTTTAACACCGCCTGCCCGGCACAGCTGCTTGCATCACTTGAGCACTTTGTCTCACGTACCGCCATGGATATAAGGGGACTGGGGCCATCACTGCTAAAGAAATTGGTAGAGGTCGGTCTGGTGCAAAATGTTGCTGATCTTTACGAGCTCTCTGTGGAAAAGCTGGTTGATCTGGAACGGATGGCAGAAAAATCGGCCACTAATATCGTTAAGGCAGTGGATAAATCGAAGCACAATCCGCTGGAGCGACTTATTCATGGCCTTGGAATCCGAATGATTGGTGCAAAAGCTGCCAAAGATCTCAGCAATCAAATAGAGGATATTCAGGAACTTTACTCTAAACCCCTTGAGCAGATAGAGGCGTTTGAAGGGTTTGGGCCCATAATGGCTCAGAGCGTAAGGATCTTTTTTGATCGCGAAGAGAACCGTCATACCATCGAGCGATTAAGGGCTCTGGGTGTAAACATGAGAGGTAACAGGGGCAAGGTTCAAACAGGTGGGGTTTTTTCGGGCAAAACGTTTGTTCTCACCGGGGCACTTTCCAAATATACCCGTGATCAGGCAAAAGAGAAAATCGAGGCTGACGGGGGGAAAGTTACTTCAAGTGTGAGTAAAAAAACCGATTATGTACTTGCAGGTGAGGACCCGGGTTCAAAGTACGCTAAGGCTCAGAAGCTTGGGGTATCCATAATTGGTGAAGAGGAGTTTGACCGGTTGCTCCAGAGCGGGGATGTTTAA